One region of Triticum aestivum cultivar Chinese Spring chromosome 6B, IWGSC CS RefSeq v2.1, whole genome shotgun sequence genomic DNA includes:
- the LOC123137199 gene encoding uncharacterized protein, giving the protein MALLHDLWMPSSQCYITGPVWPTIEVENFELKPGLIALVQQQQFGGLPTDDPYEHLHRVMEYSDTVKYHRVPQDAIMCRLFTFSLRDDARAWYRSLPSRSYSWNEISRAFLDKYFPLHKQSAIRDEIFNFVQREGESLYDAWERYKALFRRCPNHGLERWLELQIFYRGLTSDTRAYVDMAAGGAITNKTLDEAFLLIESIAFHQLQWYNKKPTSDSLVCLQQITTPQPPILTQKPEPLSQCDKVELAWIIFDDDDTILVDTHATDHLDISVGDSVLHCDDSSMDEPELQFVAFDIEESPLVDIDHVLLEPDMEKFAFDDVSRIDSSTLEPEMESFMVDYGEVDSDVKESSSISLVDTSPVEISTTTPHLVSSMEVVLKLLPNYLRFTLVHHSLRADQVRDDIPWDPGGFTAW; this is encoded by the exons ATGGCATTGCTTCATGATCTTTGGATGCCAAGTAGTCAATGTTATATCACAGGACCAGTTTGGCCAACTATTGAGGTAGAGAATTTTGAGCTGAAGCCTGGTCTTATTGCTTTGGTTCAACAACAACAGTTTGGAGGACTGCCTACTGATGATCCCTATGAGCACTTACACCGAGTCATGGAGTATTCAGATACAGTCAAGTACCATAGAGTTCCTCAAGATGCAATCATGTGCAGGTTGTTCACATTCTCCCTCCGTGATGATGCTCGTGCTTGGTATCGATCCTTGCCATCAAGGTCATACAGTTGGAATGAGATATCCCGAGCTTTCTTGGATAAATATTTCCCACTACACAAGCAGTCCGCAATTCGAGATGAGATCTTCAATTTCGTTCAGCGTGAAGGCGAGAGCTTGTATGATGCTTGGGAGAGATACAAAGCCTTATTCAGGAGATGTCCTAATCATGGGCTCGAGAGATGGTTAGAGCTGCAGATATTCTATAGAGGATTGACTTCGGACACTCGAGCTTACGTCGATATGGCAGCGGGTGGAGCTATTACAAACAAGACACTTGATGAAGCTTTTCTGCTGATTGAGAGCATAGCTTTCCACCAACTTCAGTGGTACAATAAGAAGCCCACGTCTGATTCATTGGTTTGCTTGCAACAAATCACTACACCTCAACCACCAATTCTTACACAAAAGCCTGAGCCTCTATCTCAGTGTGACAAGGTTGAGCTTGCATGGATTATATTTGACGATGATGACACCATTCTAGTTGACACACATGCTACAGATCATCTGGATATTAGTGTTGGAGATTCAGTTTTGCATTGTGATGATTCTTCCATGGATGAGCCAGAGCTGCAGTTCGTTGCTTTTGATATTGAGGAGTCACCTTTAGTTGATATTGATCATGTGCTGCTAGAGCCAGATATGGAGAAGTTCGCCTTTGATGATGTCAGCCGCATTGATTCTTCAACACTTGAGCCTGAGATGGAGAGCTTCATGGTTGATTATGGTGAGGTGGATTCAGATGTCAAGGAGTCAAGCTCTATTTCACTTGTTGACACGAGTCCGGTGGAAATTTCTACTACCACACCTCACTTGGTATCTTCAATGGAGGTAGTCCTGAAGCTTCTTCCTAACTATCTCAG GTTTACGCTTGTGCACCATTCATTACGGGCCGACCAAGTTCGAGATGACATCCCATGGGATCCTGGTGGATTCACGGCATGGTGA